A segment of the Panicum hallii strain FIL2 chromosome 1, PHallii_v3.1, whole genome shotgun sequence genome:
GTGCTACTCACAGCTATACCGAAGTCTTGCAGTTTTGACAATGTTGTGATAAAACTATGCCATTTTTGTAGAACATCTGTTGAGGTGAGTATAGCTGGTTGTTTGCGTGAATTGGTAGTATCAGGTTGCCCGGTCTGAATTCCTTTGTCTAAAAGAAGCGCATTTCATCAAGTGCGTCATGTTGTTTGGGGAATGAAATGAGAGGGTGGTTTGcatggtggcggtggcggccaaATCTGGATAACGTAACGCTCTGTCGAGCCCGTTCCCTTGCCTTTGGGTAGTTTGAGGCAGCGCTCCCGAGCCAGTCTCGGCCCGCGTCCATGGCGGGTGCCCGCGCGGTCGCCGTGGCCActccggccgcgccgccccgcgccgccggtcCCAGCTCCAACTTGGCCCCGCGGTGGAGCAGCCTCTTCCGCGTGTTTTGCCGGTATCGCTCACGCGTGGCCGCGTCGGGTCCCGCGGCCACGAGGAGCCGCGCCGGTCGCGCGCGCCTCTCCAGCCGCGACCCCGCCGACGCCGAAACCGACGCGGGCGCGGGGCGAGTCCTCAAGGTCGGtgcctcctcccctcccggcCCGGGTTCTCTTGCCTTGCCTTGACTGACTCATACGCTCTCACGTGTAGCTCCTGGCTACCTTCATGCCCAAATCGATTCCAAATGCGTCCTATGCTTCACATCACCTGGCTGCCGCCGGGGTTGAAGCCAGGGGATGTGAAGTCACGATAATGTAGCGACAATTCACTCACATTCCACACCAATCTGTCCGTGCCCTGAGCTGACCAACCGTACTGTAGGATCGAGGAGCCATTTTTCAAATGGTGTGCATCACTGTATCTCGTGAGCATGTTACTAATCGAATGTCGAGTTCTACACGAATGAGGCCACGCTTCATCAAATAGGCACATATGCTATTCGATTGCGCAACAATCTTTTCTTTTCGTTTTTGGCACTACGATCTCTAGTGAGGATAGATCACTGAATATGTTTTGCTCGAGGCCTCCAGTTCCAGTAACCATTCCCTGAGAGGCTGAGACCCTGGAGTTCTTCCCATTAGCTGCCCTTGGAAACGAGTATTTATTTTGTGGTTTCCAAGCAAAAGGTCTTCTTTTCTTGATCAAGTCTGTTTTCCTCTCATTTGTTCAACAGGATGACTCAAGCTACCTGTGGACATTGGGCCTTGGATCCGTCGGTGGCGCTGCGGTTATAAAGTACGGAAGCATCCTGCTCCCTGACATCACAACGCCAAACATTGTGCTAGCTCTGCTGATGGTGTCCCTGCCTGTCGTAGCTGCAGTCTTGATTTTGCTCAAGGCGAGCTCGTCGGAGGACTGATTCGAGGACTCCTTGTCGAAACTTGAGACAATTTAATAAAACTTCTTTAAGATTTCCGGCATCTTGTAAGATGAATTGCCAGTCTGGTTTTTTAGGtcgttttttttttgcgagtgTTTTTTTTAGGTCGTTGCTGTGGCTAACCTGGCCAAAGCCTGAAATAACAAAAGCAGAGTCTTCAGTTCAGTTCTTGTGACAGGCCAGACGACGTGACCCGAGAGGGCTGCCACTGCCGCAGTGCCGCTCCCTGGAGTGACCGGGCATCAGAACGTGAGTTTTTGAGGCAACTCTGCAACTGCCATCGACTGAGCACTGACTTACCTCATCGCAAGGTTCACATCTTGGGTAATCAGAATACGAGTATCCGTTGGTCCTGAATTTTATTAACTTAAAAACTCAAGTACAGAACCTGAGATTTCACGAAACCCTACTTCAGGAATTAAACATATATTTACAACATTGCTGAATCTCTGGGTTTCAGATCAGCATCCCGCAACTTCAGGCTGCTACATGCGCTTGGAAAATTGAAATAACTGCAACTACACAATAATCATTCCTTTCCAAGACAGAACATATCAATGTCTCGACTATATTAGTTGACACGTCTCACTCTCTCGGTTGCCAGCCTGAAAATCTTTAAGCCCTCCAACAAAATGAATGTAAGAGCTCGTGGGAACCCCGATGAATCGAAAAATTGCAGATTGGACTATAGTAAATATTTACAGCCTACAGGTTGTCTTTCAGCCACTTTGCAGCGCCATTGACAACGGACCTGAAAGGATTCAGCAATGAACTATGTCAAATACAGGGAGATACCCCAAATGTTCTGATGAGCTAACTCAATCAACATATTAAAAGACTTAGTTAGGTTGATTCATATTCAACAGAAGCATACATCTACGTTCAGACTTCCCCATTACTACATTTGTACTTTTCCCTCGTAATGAGTATCTAATAAACAATATAGTTAGCGTCCCAAAAATCACAGCTTAATTTTTTTATACCACCAGAAACAGGGAAAATAAGCATAGTATAAAACCTATATGCTCAATATAATGAAAAAAAATTTGGTCAGGATGACATAACCCCATTAGCATATAGTTTAAGAAAACACGAATGAATATAAGATCAATAATAAATTAATGAAAGAGGAACAATATGGCAGGATTTTAAGAATATCAAACAGCCATCTAAAATGACACATGACCTAAACACCATGTATTGTGGCATTGTAGTGAAATCAAGTTCAAAAAGTTACCCTGCAAAATCTGTAAGTTTCTTCAACCAATCACCCTCTCCTTCATTGGATTTATCTGTATCTTCTAGACTTGTGCCAAATTCTTTCTCTTCATGTACGGCTGCAACACAGATAACAGATGTTAAGTCTTTAATTTCTTTTTAAAGAAATTATATCCCTTGTCAGATAGTAATGACAAGACAAACAAACTTCGGATAGTAAATATCCAAAATAGAAATAAATTCTTTGCTGCGGGGAGAGGAAAAGGGAGGGACTGCAGGAAAGAAACAGAGTGAATGGTTCGAATGTTTACGTTTTGGCTTGGCGGCTGTTCGAGCAAAACCATTACTCAAAGATGCAAGTTCCTCAAGTAACTCCCTTTCGCGCCCACTGGAAGAACCAACATTGGTGATTAAGAGTACTAACTGAGAAATTAGGCTCAGTAACTCTAGGATAGTGGTGAAGTATTTGAAAGGTAGGCTCAACCCAGAAATCATATTTTTCACCTTATACGTTTGGGTATTGTGACCGTAACAGTGAATAGATGATCACCACGTATAGATGGCCTATTCAGTGATGGAACACCTTGCTTCGCCAAGACAATTACATCACTAGGTTGGGTACCTGGAGGTATTCGAAGTTCACTGGTTCCATCCACAGTTCTGACCTGCACATGAAAACAATTTGAAAGGAACAGTTACACAGAACTATATAATTTATGTCAAAAGAACCATTTCAAAGACAGTTCAATTCATACTTGAAACAAAATCTACCAACAATTAGTCTTCTCTGAATCATCCATGATAGTTAAAAGAATAAAAAGAACTGGTGAGCAAAAATCAATTTGTGTAGACTTTATATCACTTAGATATGCAACCGGTTTGTTTTAATGAACATTGTGTGTGTAAAGCAGGCAAAGAAAAAGCTGAAAAAGTTTATCTATATGCTAAACACTAGCCACATGAGCTGTgggtttaaatttgaaacataaATTTGGGGCTCACATACACCCCAATTGGAGTTTGCTAATTGCATCAGCACTGAGATAAAGTAACTATGCCATTTTGCTTGATCTCCGGTTATCAAGTGAAGTGACAAGTTCTAGACATTTATTCTGTTAATTCTAAAGAAACAAAATAGATTCTACCGAGCAAGATAATGAACTATGACTGAAACTAACTAAAATCACAATAGGTTATCATAAAGAGAAAATTACCATCTTAGTGGTGCCCAAAATAGCTTCAACGTAGCTTATCGACACAGTTGAATACAAGTTTATACCATCCCTTTTGATATCTGATGGCTCCTCTATATCGAGGCAAACATAAAGATCTCCTGGTGGCCCACTGTTTTCCAAAGGCATGACCACACAGACATGGTGAGATATCTGAACATGTTATTTTATGTTTTTCTACACTGCAGTTGTAGCATAACTTCCTTAAAAAGTAAATTAACACATACACAACGCAAAGTTACTCTGCATTCATGTATGATCCTGATTCCACAAAATATCTTCTGCAGAAAGCACAAGCACAGATCTAAAAATCCAGAACGCCTGAGACCATAAACTTCCATTCATCTACATGAAATGAAAAGGAACTAAAAAGTTTAAGCCTAGCATACATCTTGTGGTTATGCCATAGGCAAATTATTGTTTGCCCCTAATCAAACACCTATACTTCATGCCATGTTCTTGAAAAAAAATAGTCTAAATGTATGCAACGTATGGCACAAGACTACGAGCATGAGACAAACCAGTAAGCATAATAAGGACGATCCATTTTATTGCCTCTAGGACCACTATGGACTATTGCTACCATTTTAAAATGTTCCAAGTATGACAATCAGAAAGCTAAACATTCTCTTCTAAGTGCTTTGCTTACCCTTTTGGTCCTGCATCACCTTCCCCACGTACACGAAGAGTGCTACCTTTACTCACTCCTGGCGGGATTTTCACTTTGATCTCCTTCCTGACACGAATACGCCCCTCTCCAGAACATTTTCCGCAATACTCTGAAATGACTTCACCCTCTCCAACACAAGTGGGGCAAATAGAAACCTACAAAAAAGAGGGAGTCTAATTTCATGTAACCATCACAAATAGCAACAAATAATCAAACTGAACTAAAAATTATTACATAGACATTCAGGCAACCCAAAGGCTATAAGCATAGTTTATTTTTGCTATTGTGCTGAAATGAAATGTTAAGCCCTTGAACCTAGGCAATCTTGTATGAAACATAATTTACATGCTAATGCTAAGTCAGTCACTAAATGGTGTTTGCTCAGTTCGCATTACTTGTCAGAATCGAATACTCGTTACCTGGGAGAACAGACCAAATGGTGTTTGCTCAGTTCGCATTACTTGTCCTCGCCCACCACATGTGGAACATATTCTCATCTTGGAGCCAGCCTTTGATCCAGAACCACCACATGTATCACATGTTTCCAAATGCGATAATATAATGTCTTTCTCTGTTCCAAATATTGCCTCTGTGAAGCCCAGAATcacatcatatctgatcgagcaAGTTTGTGtcagtttagaagttaaactggTTTAACTATTCTAAAGCATCAAATAAACAAAGTACCGTCTCATTAAAAAAAGGTACCATAAATAGCACTAACGGTAATCTTTGATATATTTATAGTGTGGCAATGAATGCAAAAAAGACAAAGGGGAGCAGAGACAAAACAAAGGAGCCATAAACAGGATTAGGAAAAGAAAACTGCAGTAACTAACTGCTTCCTGCAGGTATATCTATGAAAATGCTCAACCCGTTCATGTGATTCAATCCTCTGCTCTGATTCTATTAAAAAATAGACACTACACTAAGTCGTACACACTCCCCAATAAGTTTGGTAATTAATTTGTTCAAATCAATGCTCGGTGCAACAGGTAACGTAACTTAATCAATCACAAGCGGCAAAAGAACTCAAACACAATCCAAAACCCGTCCCACTCGTCTGGGAAAGAGCAGGCTGTTAGGCAAGCTTATCAGTTTTGGCCCCAATATTTGAAAGTACTGAATTTGTTATTTTTGTAGTGTTCTAGAAGTGTTTGATGAGATATGTTGTTTGAAGTCAAAGTAGTAGAATTCCAAGTGTATATAAACAGACTAGTCGTTGCCAGGTTATTGGAATTTGGAAAGCAACAGGGAACAGATAAACATCTCAAGTCCTGTTTATTTATTAGGATGGAGCGAAAGATTACAATTTCATCATATCACATGTTTATCAAGAAACCTACCAGGGACCTAGGCATTACACCAGTACCAACTAATACATATATTACATTCGGACAAATAAAGCTGGATTTAAAGTTTGCACTGACTACAACAATTAGTAGATTGAAAATTAGATTATAAATATTTCAAATAGAAACACAGCTATTCTTAAATATCATTTCGCTTCAACATGTCTTGCAAGTTGCAACAAACGCAAACCTGATGTCTTCACCCTGAACAGCAGTGCTTCGCCTTCGTGTCCTAAATGTGCTCTGGTCCATGCCAGAAAAGCCACCCATGCTTGCTCCAAAGAATGTCTCAAACAGATCGAATGGATTAGTCTGCATAGAGAAAAGATCAGTGAAAGAACTAAGAAAGCTTGTTTAACAAAAAAGATGGGCAAGAGCCAATAGCACTTGTATCCTTGTGAGGTAAAGAACTTGAGTTAATAGACATATAATGAAACATTGTGGCTGCTAGTgcttttttattaaaaaaaagtAAAAAGGCAGTACTGTGTAAGCTCCACCCGAGCCTCCAACCGCACTCTTAACCCCAGCTTCACCATATTGGTCATATAATGCCTTCTTCTTTTCATCTGACAACACCTGATGACaatgagattcagaactcccgAAAATGaacagagggggggggggggggcaggaaACATATAATCAAGTATTTGATTTGATTTAAATAATCTATTAAAAATGGCAGGGTCAGTACCCTGAATCAAAACTATAAAACTAACCATTTCACACAGGGATGCCATACAAACAGATTATTAAGTTGTCTGGATAACAAAATAGTAGCCCAATACTAACCATACTCATAAATGTAAAACACCAGAAAAAGTGGTGAAATACTTGTTTATTTAAGTACATCTATAGAGTGGCACCAAATTAATAATAAAACAATAAGAACTCTTTTTAATACTAAAGTAAATCATGACTATTCAGTTACAGATTGCAAACTATAGCATGGAAAAAAAATCACATTTTGGGAATAGTATCACAGATTCACAGTATGTTACTTGGTAAACTGATAAATTGTGCATTACTTTTTTTTTAAT
Coding sequences within it:
- the LOC112899689 gene encoding uncharacterized protein LOC112899689, with amino-acid sequence MAGARAVAVATPAAPPRAAGPSSNLAPRWSSLFRVFCRYRSRVAASGPAATRSRAGRARLSSRDPADAETDAGAGRVLKDDSSYLWTLGLGSVGGAAVIKYGSILLPDITTPNIVLALLMVSLPVVAAVLILLKASSSED
- the LOC112899670 gene encoding uncharacterized protein LOC112899670: MALALSTLPFVPSNPSPSSSTTPAAAAFPPRRVHLAAAGRSGGGVLPLACAAPRHRGRAPRRRRGGSLVVWASADYYATLGVPRSATNKDIKAAYRKLARQYHPDVNKEPGATEKFKEISAAYEVLSDEKKKALYDQYGEAGVKSAVGGSGGAYTTNPFDLFETFFGASMGGFSGMDQSTFRTRRRSTAVQGEDIRYDVILGFTEAIFGTEKDIILSHLETCDTCGGSGSKAGSKMRICSTCGGRGQVMRTEQTPFGLFSQVSICPTCVGEGEVISEYCGKCSGEGRIRVRKEIKVKIPPGVSKGSTLRVRGEGDAGPKGGPPGDLYVCLDIEEPSDIKRDGINLYSTVSISYVEAILGTTKMVRTVDGTSELRIPPGTQPSDVIVLAKQGVPSLNRPSIRGDHLFTVTVTIPKRISGRERELLEELASLSNGFARTAAKPKPVHEEKEFGTSLEDTDKSNEGEGDWLKKLTDFAGSVVNGAAKWLKDNL